Part of the Panicum virgatum strain AP13 chromosome 4N, P.virgatum_v5, whole genome shotgun sequence genome is shown below.
GTCCAGGGACGTCAGGATCCTAGATTTGGAAGGAAGGTCTTCGTGAGTGTGATGTGATTGGTGTTGATTGCTGTTGTACTTGGAGTATCTCAGGCGATGGAGTTTGAATGTTCAGAGTGAAGCTTGTTACTTCCGTAGTATGCTCTTGGCAGTTAGGGTCAAATTGCAGTTTATGTTGGATCTTTTTAGCAGTTTTGATTTTGATTTTttgagatgctgcaaagtataAGCTCACTAATTATATTGCATGCTACAAACTGAATTCTTCAAAGGATATGTCATACCTGAAAATAATGCCGTTATAATTGTTCTGACGAATGGCTGTTCATTGTGTTGTTTTGCATCAGTGCCTCTCTCGGTGGAGAAGGGGAGTCCAGTGAGGAACCCGTTATACCAAAAACCTCCCGGGCCCATGGATGTCAGGATCCTTGATTTGAATGAAAATCTTTCATGAGCAACATGATCTTTGTTGATTGCTTGTTGTATTTGGAATATTTCAGGCGGTGCCAATGGAATCGTGCCCGAGGAAAGAGGTAGAGAACTTCAAGGAGAAGCTGGTTGAAGAAAATTTCTACTTAATTACTGAGGTACGCCAACGCCAGATTAGTGCATCAGACGTAATTTCTCTGCAAGTGAGTATCGCTATTCAGTTTGGTAACTTAAGCTGTAACCTGTGGCCTGTACCCTATAGGAGCCAATCACATCTAAGCAGTCTCAAGAGGCAGTACAAGACAAATAATAGTCTTCGTTTACTGCaccgggggggaggggggggggcaccCATCAGTCATTGTTGGTACCTTTTGTGGGGGTTCGTAGATCcaggtttttttttctcgaagcGCAGGAGAAAAGAAGTTGTTAGATCCAGCCTCACATGCATTCCCACACTAAAGGGGAATCAACACACACTTGCTTggttcttatttttattttaaatgaAACAtgttttttatataaacaaatTTGCCTCTCGTTCCCTGAACAGAAGAACTTGTTATACCTTTTTCAAACAGCTAGGTGAACAAGGACGTTTACCTGTACTGCTGCTGAAACTTAATGACCATGTCCCTAAAAGAAAACCAGTTATTGTATTCTTGCACAGCTCTTACAAATGCAAAGAATGGCTGCGCCCACTGCTTGAGGTAAAATAACCTCTTATTTGAACTCTGTGTTAAGAAGTGCACACCCCTATGTAGTACACTAATTTATTGTTTGTTTGATGACTTTCTTTTGCAGGCATATGCCTCCAGGGGTTACATTTCTGTTGCTATTGACTCTCACTATCATGGTGAACGGGCCAGCAATGAGGAGGCCACTTACATAGATGTAACCTACTTGACCATGGGCACATCTTACATCATAGTTGTGTCCGTTAAATTTGATAGTTGTACCCATTTATTTCGTTTGGTTTGATCCTATTTGCTACGTTCACTTTTAAACTCAGGCACTGAAATCAGCTTGGCGGAATGGGGATACAATGCCTTTTATTTTTGACACGGTACTATATTTTATTGCCAGTTCATAAAGTTAGGTCATGTGACATATAGCTCCCTACCTTAGCTGTATTGACCCTTAAGTTTGATTCTGGATTTGATCTTCTGTTCTTTTCTCATAACATGACTGTATCATGTCTTATGAACTGATATATCATACTTCGAAATGTGATAGTCATTCAAAGATGAGGGTTGAGTTTTAGACTTTAGGCAGAGTTTAGTGGGGTCATGtggactttttcctttaatatatatttttttgtcaaTGGGGGATCTTAACCAGATTTGGACATATGTAGGTGTGGGACTTGATAAAGCTTGGAGACCACCTTAGCGAGAGGGAGGATGTCGATCCCTGTCGTATTGGGATTACTGGTGAATCGCTTGGAGGTATTGCATTGCATATCATGTATGCAACATTATATTGAATTAGATTATGAACTTCTTTAACTTATTTTGACAGCAAACAGGAATGCATGCATGGTTCGCTGCTTTTGTGGACACACGGTATAGTGTCACTGTTCCTATAATTGGTGTTCAGGTACTGTTGTTCTGCATAAAATTTATAGATATGGATACTGCACATATGTGTAAAGTTGTATCCTTTTTATGACTTTAGGGATTCCGATGGGCCATTGATAATAGCATGTGGCAAGCTAGAGTAAATAGCATCAAACCTTTATTTGAAGGTGAGACTCCATGCATTATCTCTTTGTATCACTATCACCTATTTGAGAGCCAATGCTTGTGTTACTGGAATCATAAGAAAAATGTTATACTGATTCAGAACATTTGCATGTGAATATTTGTTTTGTTTGGCTGCCGTTTTCTCTTCTAGAAGCAAGAACTGATCTAGGAAAGAGCGAAATAGACACAGAAGTTGTTGAAAAGGTGAGCATTTGATTTATTTGACTCCTTGTTTCTGATGAATCCTATGGACCTTTTTACAATTGTGTATTGACATATTTTACCAGGTTTGGGAAAAGATAGCACCGGGTCTGGACTCTCAATTTGATGCCCCCTATTCACTTCCTTTGATTGCACCACGGCCATTACTCCTCCTAAACGGCAAGTCAAACATATTTGCTCAATTTTTTTCGATTGATCAATACATGTTCCATAAGCAATAAGACGGTGATCACCTTTTCTTTCATTATCACACCTGTTTGTGTGAGGGTTGAGAGTTGGAATGTCTTATCTGCATTATGTTTTGATTTTGTGGTTGGGGCAAATAACTACTTTCTACTTTTAGCACCTGGTCCCCAAAAGTAGCATAAATTAGTTCAGTACATAGTATATTTTCTGATGCATGTACTTCATTTACCTTGCAGGTGCTGAAGATCCTCGATGCCCCATCGCTGGTTTAGAAGAACCTAGTTCAAGGGCTGCTAAGGCTTATGAAGAATCTGGTTCTGCAGAGAAGTTCATGGTAGTGTGCATGCTGTCTCTTCCTACCTTTTTTTGAGACCACTCTTTTTAGTTTGGACTCATAAAGATTTTACAATTTGGTTGCAAATAATCATTTAACACTATTATAATCTTAACAAATGACGGGCAGTCCTGCTAGCTTGAGGAGGTGGGTGGGTGGtggtggggtgtgtgtgtggggtgggggggggggggggggagcaatACTCGTAACATACTTAATCTGGGCCCAGCTAAGAGCTATCTGAGAGAATAGACTTTGGGACGTTCTCCCAGTAAAGGTCTGATGCATGCAAATTATATATGGGCTGCATTACAAGGAGGGATGCTGGTACTTGTTCAACCAAAAAAATCAAGCTTTTTTATATCTTCATGTATTTTATGAGTGCAAGTCAGAATATTCTTTGAAATAATGCCTTGGCCTGATGCAGAATTGATTTTTTGTGGTGACTGACAGAGAAGTAGCACTGATTGCCAGCTATGCCTGGTCCACTCGCAGATTTGGAACCCCTGCTTGAGGTCTTGACTCTTGTATGGCTGTATATGATTTCCATCTTAAGGAGAGTCAGCATCTGTTTGAATGCTGAGTGGTGGGGGACTATGGTGTTTAGGCGTCCGCGTACTAGGAGGATGGGAGGTTGAGTACCTGAAGAGTGTAGCAATCATAGGGGTGTCAATtagtgacccttaggtgcacctccaaccctctagttcaaaattttgtactacttctccAAATCAGATCTCATTTTGGAAAATTAGTACAAaactttgaactaaagagggttggaggtgcacctaagggtcaccaatttgcacccctaaGCAATCATTGTCCCCGATGATGATTATAATGCAGCGCCTTCtctcatgctggtgcatattacCCTTGTGACACTTCCTTCATTGTGTTATTTCAGAAATTTTGCTTACTCTTCTCTGATATGCATATTTGATGCTGTTGCCTGGAATTTTGAACAGTCCAGTTCTAGTTTCCTACTTAAACATGAACTTTCACTATCTGGGTTACTAacattttctctctccttttcagTTCATTGCGGAGCCTGGAATTGGCCATCAAATGACCGCAAACATGGTGAAGAGAGCGAGTGATTGGTTTGATCGCTTCCTCTAGTGAGTCCTTCATGAATGCTGCAAGCAATTGTCACCTCATCCTCTACCATACTTGGCAACACAGTATCACAACATTACCCCCTTAATAGTTTCTCTTTTTCTATCACATTTTGCTGAATGCGACTGGCATTAATTCAAGTTCAGTAATGTCACTCCGTTTGTACTAGTATATACCTGATAATTGCCAGCCGGACAAATATGAAAAGCGGGTGCCAACACATGATCATTAATTCATTGGACATAAAATGAGAGGAAGTACCAATCTGTCAAGGTTTTCAGGGAAGACGCGCCATGTCTATTGTGGAAGGGAAAGCTGTCACGCCTCAATGGCGCTGAGCCGTTGAGTTGCCACTAGGGCAAACCAACGGGCAACAGCTACAGAAATTCTGCTGGTAGAGATGTTCTACCACGCTCGCTCAGTCCATATGCAAATGCAAACTTTGTCTCTCTTCTGGAATTCTTCCATTTTTTTATTGGGACGATTACCACGCGAATCATGACCAGATGAtcctcagattttttttttttgagatgatGGTCCACTGAGTTAGTGACGTGGACCGGTAGAGCCACATGCTGCCGCACTGACCGTGCATCCGCGTGCTAGGCAGTTCTTACtccgtaaacgcaaaattttgtgAAAGAATTTTGATAATTTGAAgtgctaaatgaagtttatttacaaaactttttgcatggatgggttgtgaatcacgagacgaatctaatgagcctacttaattcatgatttgcaatagtgatgctacagaaaacctccgctaattattaattaattatggattaattagcatcattagatttgtttcgcgatttataacccatttgtgcaaaaagttttgtaaatagacttcatttagtacttcaaattggtaagatttttttgaaaaagaactAAACACGTCCTAACAAATTACAAGTTGCAAAATTTGCCAGTCCGTGACAAGTATTACTGTCGTCGTCGTTACGACAGTATCATAGCGATAGCTCAACCGTCAAGCTCCATGGTGCTCGCTACGAAGTCCAAACAGGTTCCCGCCACACGTTCTGAAACTGAGGAAGCACAAGAAAGGAAGGAAAAAAACCAAACGGTCGAGGAAGGTGTTGGGACGTCAGCTTCACCGAATCTTCTCCCCTGCAGTAGGCGGCGTGTCAATTTGAAGCTTGAATGTCTCTGGGCAACGGCCGGTTTCAAAACGCAGGGTTGGTTGCTAGGTCATTTTCGGGCTACGCTTAACTATCCCGGCGTGAAAGATTTTGTAGCCCTCCGAGCTGCCGATAATTCATGGCCAAATTGTGTGCCTTGTCTCATCTCGCTTCAACTAACCATAACGCATTTCTGATTATGAGTTGAGTTGTACATTCATTTATTTGGAGTTTTGAACATAGCTGCTAAAGTTTAGAATTATAAGTATTTATATGATCAACGGTTGATATTTCGTTCTCGAAAATTAATCAGGGACTATAATATCCACACGAATGAGGTAGGCATCCAAGTCGGTTCAATGATTTGTACTAGTAAGTGGGAAGCTAGAAACCAGGTAGACTAACACAGACTCACCACCACCAATACACTATATCATGTTCCCTTATACACTTTTAATAACCCCAACATTTCTAACATTCAAGGAACCCTCTACCAAACGAGCAAGAACCCTCCTAGAGTCCTAGTTTATCCAGCTGTCCCCCCAACTCGAGCACCAATCTTGAGCACATCAACTGCATGCAGCTTTACTACTTTCTGTACTGAATTATAGTTAGTGAAGTAATGAGCTGCGATATACTAGGTGCCAAGAGCTTCTTTTATTAGGCACGACTGCGCAAGTACATGGTATCAACAGACATGGCCAAAATAACCTCGTTCTTTATCACTTCTAAATTCTCACCATACCCTTTGTGGCTTTGTCTTTGTTGCTCTCCCTTTGTTCAGTGCTCCATGCCATTTGACTGGTGCAGACAATAGAAAATGTGAAGGGGAAAAAAAGTGGACCAAGGATACGGCATCGGCAAAGGCAACAAGCTGACACGACCGACACACGCCGATGGGCTAGCTTTACCAGAAGGAATCCCATCGGATAGAGAAGAGTTATACATGATTGATCGGGTGATTGGACCTCGCTACCCCTCCCAATAGGCTTCGTTTTTGGCTCGTGTAAAAAAGTTCGTTACTTGCCAGAAACGCCAGGATTGGAACAAGATTGCTCATGTATTATTACTACTTTTTAACCAGTTATTAATGACAGTTTCTTGTTCCTTCAGCTGCAAAGTGACACGAACTTGCTTGTGGCCAAGCAATTAGAGGTGGATTATTCTTGCAAACAACCTCCGATCTGCATGGCTTCCTTTGCTAATCCACGCAAGTAACGTGAGCGGTAATACTCGCACACACACATACCCTTCTTTTCATCGGAGATTGTTCGACATGGCAACACGTCAACTTCGCAATTAAGGAAACAAGAACAAACGGCACCGGGGCCAGTCCCCGCCAATTCACCAGATGTACTACCACGGAACCAAACTCTTGTGATTATTACCGCTGGATAAAAAGTTAAAAACAGCTATAGCTACTGTGAGTCTGTCACCGACAGCAGTCCTGATCTGATCCTGATCGGCTGATCAGGTAGAAAATCACGGGAAAACCACCGACGCCATCTAAGGGTTTTAGCTATGCACATGCACTAGAGTACTAGACCTCCTACAAGATGCAAACCAAGGACAGCCGGGCTCGGCGTCCGTACCCTGTCTAGTACACCACCACCAGCTGACTCTGCAAGTACCCAAAAATCATCCAATGTGACAGCACATCAGCatgccctgtttagttttcaaaatttttactacactacccgtcacatcaaatcttcgaacacatgcataaaatattaaatacagttaaagAAAATAACTAGTTATacagttcaactgtaaatgacgagacgaatcttttaaatataattagtctatgattggatattaattgccaaataacaacgaaagtactacagtactcaaatccaaaaaaatttgcgaactaaacacacccaagaacttGAGGAAAAATGTATAGGTTTGTACTGTACAAAATCTCCATAAAATTTATCCGTTTTCAAAGCTCCAAAGGAGTAACAGAATCTCTCAGGCAGGCTCAGCTGAGCCCTGAGCCAAGAAGGTGAGACGAGTGCTGTGGTGATTGCCTGATTGGTGAAGTGAGGGCATGGGCGTGTGGAATACAGGAAGCATAATCCCTGCGTCAACACACAcattccctcctcctcccccgtcgCTGCCGACACTCGCCGCTCCCCTAACAACCGGTCGGATCCCCTGCTCCCCACCCCCGGCACCCAGGCACCACGCCGGACACCTCTGCTCCGCCACGCGTCCGCTTTCTACGGGGTCGCACGTACCCGCCACTGGGGCATCGGCCGCAGCGGATCGCGCGGGAGGTTGCCCCTGGCCTTTCTGTGCGTTACTGCTCGCTCtcgccctccccctccgccCCTTTTAGTGCTGCGGTGCGGTGCCCagagaggggaggaggcgcGCGTGCTCTGCTCCtgcgccaccaccacccccgCTGCTCGCCCGGCCGCTTCGAGCAGGTGCGTGCGGGTCCGCTAGATCGCCGCGGAGCTTCCATTTCCGATTAGGTTGGTGTGTGTGCTTGGATCGAAAAGCCCTGCTAAAACCGCGCGGCGCCGTTGCTGTTCTGGCTCTGATCGCGCGTTGCTGAATTGGATTGGTTAGGAAGGAAGGAATCGGTGGGCGGAGATGCACGCCAAGTCGGAGTCGGACGTGACGAGCCTGgcggcgtcgtcgccgccgcggtcgcCGAAGCGGGCCGGCGGGGTCGGCGGGGGCAACAACTACTACGTGCAGAGCCCGTCGCGGGAGTCGCACGACGGCGGGTACAAGTCCTCGTCGATGCAGGCCACGCCGGTGTTCAACAGCCCCAACGAGTCGCCGTCGCACCCATCCTACGGCCGCCACTCGCGCTCCTCCTCCGTCAGCCGCTTCTCGGGGAACCTCCGGAagggcgccggcggggagcgcaaGGCGCTCAACGACAAGGGCTGGCCCGAGTGCAACGTCATCGAGGAGGAGGGGCCCTATGAggacctcgccggcgacagCGGCCTCTCCCGCCGCTGCCAGATCATCCTGGGCTTCCTTACCTTCGTCCTGCTCTTCACCGTCTTCTGCCTCATCATCTGGGGCGCCGCGCGGCCGTACGAGCCCGAGGTCATCGTCAAGGTATACACATCCACCATCCATCCTTGGAGCATCCGAGCCTGAGCTTAGTGCGCTTCTTGAGCATATGGAATAGAATACTTGTTCCTCTTTGTTGGTTTCTGTCTTTCTGATTCAATCCATATATCTTTTGGATTGGTAAGGTATGTAATTTACCCCTAAATCGAGTAATTGGCTGTCAGTTACTAAAATTGACTCATGTCTCACATTACCTGCGGTAGGCGAGAAGGGTTACATCATCAAATTGGTTGGTGGTTCAGTTAGACAGTGATGTGTTGGAACTTAATGAGGAATGGGTGAGAAATGCAGATTGGGAGTTGCAAGTTGGTTTGTTACTGAGATGTGGTAACACCGTAAGATTTGGTTAGAGTAGATTGGCTGAAGACGTCCAGTTACAGAATGCGTAATTGATGCTTGTTTGATTGAATGAAAACCTAAGTTAAATGTGTGCTTACCATTTCCAGTTCTTCTGAAAAAGAAACCaatatttgttttatttatccaagaacCTCTTACTGGTCTTAATTAAACAAAGGACTGTAGTGAATACTGAAAGAAAAGTCAAAGCAGCAGTAATATATTCATTTCCTTACACATTGATAATGAGTTCCGATGGGGATGTTGCTTGTTGGCACTGCATTTTGCATGCTGCCTTTTTTGGACTACATTTCCTAGTCATCGTGTCCTTTATCGAGGAAACAAAATCATTTCAATAATTATTAGTATATGCATTTATGGTCTGCAATACTTTCTCACCATAAAAAAGTAAAACCTACTTTTCCTTATATCTGAATCTGGTGCTTGTCTCAAATCTGTCCTAAATCATAAACTTCTTTCACTTTTGATTTTGGCAGAGCTTGGTGATGGACGACTTCTATGCGGGTGAAGGCACGGACCACAGTGGGGTTCCAACCAAATTGGTCACGACGAACTGTTCTCTGCATATATCTGTGTACAACCCTGCTACAATGTTTGGAATTCATGTTACCTCTGGCCCCATTCATCTGATCTATTCAGAGATCTCAATCGCGGTCGGCCAGGTATATCCATCGTCCGTCCTTGCCTATTTATGACAGCTTTTAAGTGCTGTCCACGTATTGTCTGACAATACTACGCCACTCATACTGACAAGTAAACTGCATGAGTAACTAAATCTCATGTTTTCGCCTCCCTATTTCACATCTCGATTGAGAGAAGATTGCACTAGTCAAACATTTTTCCATGCGTGTCCCTTCTATCCATCTTTTCCCAAACCATTGAAATACAAAATGCATGATTAAGGGAGGATTGGTGATTGTGGGGATGATAAATTCAGGTTATGACAATAAATGGTagggataagtctattttacaacctcgaactagtcaagaagtccgtttttcaacctccaactacgaaaccggataaCATAGGCCCTCGAACTGGCAAAACCGTCCGAATCACCCCCTCTATCACTGTAGCAAGCTGTTTTGAGGGCGGTAAAAAAtaccttattaaactaaataaaaacttgggccaataaaaataccttattaaactaaataaaaaattataaattatcatatttttatttcatttttatcaaaggtttagctaacccaaaaattcaaggaattttgaattctacctatttttaaaattttataattcaaattcctttatgtctattgtagcacatctagccaaaatagattccttgtctttttatctacctcccaaaaaaatatcatgatttttagacaatattaactatgctttctttattatttaattgagaggtgtgaaattccagaaattcggaaatgttactgtagcaaaaccgtcCTAAAAACAGCTTGCTACAGTGATCACGGGGGTGATTCGGACGGTTTTGCTAGTTCGAGGGCCTATGTTACCCGATTTCGTAgttggaggttgaaaaacggacttcttgactagttcgaggttgtaaaatagacttatccctAAATGGTACCAGAGCTGGAGTACTCCGAATAAGACAATGTAAAATGGTCCAGCAAATCAGCACACATATTTTTTACTTGAATCCCATGCTTATTTTTCATTTCTCAACATTATTCTGCATCCATACTTCTCCACGTTAATGGTTGGTGAAAATCAGAATTGCTGCAAACTTACATAATAACCACTGAAGCTGATACTGATACCTCTACCTGTGGTCACGCGCAGCTTCGCAGGTACTACCAACCGAGGAAGAGCCACCGTGTGGTGACGGCCGTCATCCACGGCGAGAAGGTGCCCCTCTACGGTGCTGGCGGCAGCCTGATGCTGTCGAGCACAGGCGGGGCTGTGCCCCTGAAGCTGGACTTTGACCTGACCTCCCGGGGCTACGTGATCGGCAAGCTCGTTCGGGTCACGCACAAGGTGCACGTGACGTGCCCCGTCGTCGTCGACGCCAAGAAGACCAAGCCCATCAGGTTCTCCAAGAAGGCCTGCGCCGTGTACAAGGCCTGAGCTTGAGCTTTTTCATGCGTCGTGATCGACGGACATGTGTGTGTTCGTGCAAAGATGTCTGTATTTAGCTATTGTGTTGATGAAGAAGAACAATAAGCACACGCATATGGTTTGTTTGAGCCTTTTGGTTTTGTCGATAAATCGCGCTGTAAGGCGGTATTCTCCTTTTTCCTTATCTATTTTTTAGGGTGTGATCTTAGAGATAGATGGTTGTAAAATGGTCCTATCTGCGGTTCACTTGGGAAACACTGGTGGTTTTTGAGAGAACATCAAACAGCAGCGTGAGTGCGTGACATCGTTTCCAGCAAGAGAAATGccgaaaaaaaaattaaggatCAGGTAGTGGGCTCATCTTGTGCTAATTCCATAATTTGGTACACTTCAGATTCTGCAACCATACATCTCTGTCAAGATTCAAGAGAGGGAGAAAATGGTTATGCACATTTTGAAGCAGGATTCCGTTGGTTTTTCATTACAAGGAAATTGTGAGATTTCATGACTTCAGTAGAGGTCTTTGCTGAATTCTTAAGTTACATTTACGAATGGGGGCctagatattttttttttgaaatattgggGGCCTAGATATTGGCATGAACAGAAAAAATTCGATCTGGATCTGAATCCTACTATCTGACTTGCGTCTGAAGATGAAGTGCTGACCTCCATGCTCTAATCACATGCAGATGCAGCCTTGTCACTCCCTTAAACCCCCTGATTACGCGGTCGCAATCCCCAGCGGCCCAGCCCATGTGCTtcccctctcggcctctccccCCGAGGCCCCGACGCGGCCGGCACGTCGTCCGCACCAGCCCAGGGCATTATCCCACTGACATCTGGTCCCATCCAGGTTGGGTCCCACACGTCATCCTCCCCACCTCGTGCTCGGCGGAGTCGCGGCGCACGCCTCCGTCCGCCTTGCCGTTTGAACACTCGAGCTCGGGGAGCCATTTACGGCGTCGCATCGCGCACTCGTGCTCCCGATTTCTTCGATCTCCTCGTGGTGGGCGGTGGCGCGTCGTGCGGGCgagctctgctgctgctagatctcggaggagagggaggcggaggcgccgcgCATTTCGTCGAGCTCGAGCACGATGAGGGCGTGGCGGGTCGGGGCGGTTCTGCTGGTCGCGGCCTACGCGCTCGCCGtgtcggcggcgcggctggacctcgatgacgacgacgactcgGACGTGCTGGACGAGCTGCTGGCCATCGACGAGGAGGCGGAGTGGGGCGGGCTGGATGCGGGGGCCGGCGACagcgggggcgcggcggaggcggtgcggCGGGCACAGTCGATGGTGCTGGCGCTCGACAACGACAACGCGCGCCGCGCCTTGGAGGGCCACGCGGAGCTGCTGCTCCTCGGGTACGCGCCCTGGTGCGAGCGCAGCGCGCAGCTCATGCCGCGGttcgccgaggccgccgcggcgctccgCGCCATGGGCAGCGCCGTCGCGTTCGCCAAGCTCGACGGGGAGCAGTACCCcaaggcggccgccgccgtcggggtcAAGGGGTTCCCCACCGTGCTCCTCTTCGTTAACGGCACAGAGCATGCCTACCATGGACTACACACCAAGTGAGGACGCTGGTTACTCTCTTCTTTCGTTACCAGTATAGGAATAGCCTTTCAGAGCTCGACGAATTGACAGGGAATTATTTCTCTCTCTTGCTGATAGAGACGCGATAGTTACTTGGGTAAGAAAGAAGACTGGTGTGCCGGTTATTAGGCTTCAATCTAAGGAATCAGCTGAGGAGTTCCTCAAAAAGGATCAGACTTTTGTTATTGGTCTATTCAAGAATTTTGAGGTACGTGAAATGCTGGATGTAAATAAATGTATCATTTTCATGTTTTGCTCTGCTCCAAATGCTAAAACTTGTGGAATAAAGTTTATGGATTTGTTCAATTTTTCTTATCCATATCCATCTTTTGTTAGGGACCAGAATATGAAGAATTTGTGAAGACAGCAACCACAGATGATGAGGTGCAGTTTGTAGAAACCAGTGACAGGAGTGTTGCCAAAATTCTATTTCCAGGTATTACATCTGAAGAGCAATTTGTGGGCCTTGTTAAAAGCGAACCTGAAAAGTTTGAAAAGTTTGGTGAGTATCTTCTACCTATATTTGGATGCATCTTATGTTCTTTTAGCATCCTGATACTGTGAATCATGAACTTTCGAGTATGATTTTCAACATGTTATAACCATGTATGCAGCATGCCTTCCGTCATCTCAATAGTAACAATTTCTCTAGCTCACTGTTTGGCTAAGGGACCAAAGCACTTGCTAGAGAATTGTGGACAGTTTCATCTAGTTTGCGAAAAACAAAGCTTACTGGAAGCACTTAATACTGAAATAATTTATGCTGGGTTAAGCTCCAGCCTTGTTCTATGCAGCAACTCATTCAGTGGAATTTTGCAGATGGGGAATTTGAAGAAAAGGCAATTTTGCGGTTTGTGGAGCTAAACAAGTTTCCCTTAATTACTATATTCACTGAGCTTAATTCGGGGAAAGTATATTCAAGCCCTATTAAGCTGCAGGTTGGCACACTCTGCCTTTTCTCACATGCTTTGCTGATCAATCACATTTTAGATCCCAGGCATGCCTAAAATTTACTAAAAGGGCACCAGCTATTTATGTTTCATTCAACTGCAACAAACCATTATACCAT
Proteins encoded:
- the LOC120669878 gene encoding uncharacterized protein LOC120669878; amino-acid sequence: MHAKSESDVTSLAASSPPRSPKRAGGVGGGNNYYVQSPSRESHDGGYKSSSMQATPVFNSPNESPSHPSYGRHSRSSSVSRFSGNLRKGAGGERKALNDKGWPECNVIEEEGPYEDLAGDSGLSRRCQIILGFLTFVLLFTVFCLIIWGAARPYEPEVIVKSLVMDDFYAGEGTDHSGVPTKLVTTNCSLHISVYNPATMFGIHVTSGPIHLIYSEISIAVGQLRRYYQPRKSHRVVTAVIHGEKVPLYGAGGSLMLSSTGGAVPLKLDFDLTSRGYVIGKLVRVTHKVHVTCPVVVDAKKTKPIRFSKKACAVYKA
- the LOC120670795 gene encoding protein disulfide isomerase-like 1-5, which encodes MRAWRVGAVLLVAAYALAVSAARLDLDDDDDSDVLDELLAIDEEAEWGGLDAGAGDSGGAAEAVRRAQSMVLALDNDNARRALEGHAELLLLGYAPWCERSAQLMPRFAEAAAALRAMGSAVAFAKLDGEQYPKAAAAVGVKGFPTVLLFVNGTEHAYHGLHTKDAIVTWVRKKTGVPVIRLQSKESAEEFLKKDQTFVIGLFKNFEGPEYEEFVKTATTDDEVQFVETSDRSVAKILFPGITSEEQFVGLVKSEPEKFEKFDGEFEEKAILRFVELNKFPLITIFTELNSGKVYSSPIKLQVFTFSEAYDFEDLESMVEEVARAFKTKIMFIYVDTAEENLAKPFLTLYGLESEKKPTVTAFDTSNGAKYLMEADINTKNLKEFCSSLLDGTLPPHHKSEPVPQEKGLVEKVVGRTFDSSVLESPHNVFLEVYTPWCVDCEAISKNVEKLAKHFSGLDNLKFARIDASVNEHPKLKVNNYPTLFIYPAGDKSNPIKVSKKLSVKDMAKLIKEKLQIPDVETVAATDNVPPAENVKDEL
- the LOC120670206 gene encoding putative esterase YitV isoform X2 — translated: MSASATADAGAGLRSEFLQVLLSRRRDLQVPLSVEKGSPVRNPAVPMESCPRKEVENFKEKLVEENFYLITELGEQGRLPVLLLKLNDHVPKRKPVIVFLHSSYKCKEWLRPLLEAYASRGYISVAIDSHYHGERASNEEATYIDALKSAWRNGDTMPFIFDTVWDLIKLGDHLSEREDVDPCRIGITGESLGGMHAWFAAFVDTRYSVTVPIIGVQGFRWAIDNSMWQARVNSIKPLFEEARTDLGKSEIDTEVVEKVWEKIAPGLDSQFDAPYSLPLIAPRPLLLLNGAEDPRCPIAGLEEPSSRAAKAYEESGSAEKFMFIAEPGIGHQMTANMVKRASDWFDRFL
- the LOC120670206 gene encoding putative esterase YitV isoform X1; protein product: MSASATADAGAGLRSEFLQVLLSRRRDLQVPLSVEKGSPVRNPLYQKPPGPMDAVPMESCPRKEVENFKEKLVEENFYLITELGEQGRLPVLLLKLNDHVPKRKPVIVFLHSSYKCKEWLRPLLEAYASRGYISVAIDSHYHGERASNEEATYIDALKSAWRNGDTMPFIFDTVWDLIKLGDHLSEREDVDPCRIGITGESLGGMHAWFAAFVDTRYSVTVPIIGVQGFRWAIDNSMWQARVNSIKPLFEEARTDLGKSEIDTEVVEKVWEKIAPGLDSQFDAPYSLPLIAPRPLLLLNGAEDPRCPIAGLEEPSSRAAKAYEESGSAEKFMFIAEPGIGHQMTANMVKRASDWFDRFL